One window of the Anaeromyxobacter dehalogenans 2CP-C genome contains the following:
- a CDS encoding SDR family NAD(P)-dependent oxidoreductase, whose product MTGSDRPPRRTALVTGANRGIGLAVAEALAARGMAVLLGTRDAAAGAQAAAALAAHGHAARALALDLSLPASVDAALAQLAADGVHVDVLVNNAGVYPQGGVLSAPDEAFREAMEVHLFGPLRLCRALVPAMQRAGWGRVVNVSSGSGSFGEGLEGPAPYCISKAALDALTLKLSGVTGPAVKVNAACPGWVRTRMGGEEAPRSVDRGAEGIVWLATLPDDGPSGGFFRDGRLIPW is encoded by the coding sequence ATGACCGGATCCGATCGCCCGCCCCGCCGGACCGCGCTCGTCACGGGCGCGAACCGCGGGATCGGGCTCGCGGTGGCCGAGGCGCTGGCGGCGCGCGGGATGGCGGTGCTCCTGGGGACGCGCGACGCCGCCGCGGGCGCCCAGGCCGCCGCTGCGCTCGCGGCCCACGGCCACGCGGCCCGCGCGCTCGCGCTCGATCTCTCCCTCCCGGCGTCGGTGGACGCCGCCCTGGCGCAGCTCGCCGCCGACGGCGTCCACGTGGACGTGCTCGTGAACAACGCCGGCGTCTACCCGCAGGGCGGCGTGCTGAGCGCGCCGGACGAGGCGTTCCGCGAGGCGATGGAGGTCCACCTGTTCGGCCCGCTCCGGCTCTGCCGCGCGCTGGTGCCGGCCATGCAGCGCGCCGGGTGGGGGCGCGTGGTGAACGTCTCCTCCGGGTCCGGCTCCTTCGGCGAGGGGCTGGAGGGGCCTGCGCCGTACTGCATCTCCAAGGCGGCGCTCGACGCGCTCACGCTCAAGCTCTCCGGCGTGACCGGCCCCGCGGTGAAGGTGAACGCGGCGTGCCCGGGCTGGGTCCGGACGCGCATGGGGGGCGAGGAGGCCCCGCGCTCGGTGGACCGCGGCGCGGAGGGGATCGTCTGGCTGGCCACGCTGCCCGACGACGGCCCGAGCGGCGGGTTCTTCCGCGACGGACGGCTCATCCCCTGGTAG
- a CDS encoding sensor histidine kinase produces the protein MRLGSGRTGRERPRDAPGLASRARASIWPAALALGVVSVLGVAALGVRTQRMASEAWDRLLDENVAALVDAERLATASELGLRLARDAAVDGEPATLRALGRNQAEVADLLGRAAARARTPEERDRVVALAEDHALLWRLGERAAVERLRGQPPGAVARRLQASAGPVRRRIDDGVAALVRAHEQDLTRARQQVAAGERRGLLALAGAAAVAVALAVLLGVWLRRSLGALRRSEARFRATFEHAGVGMAHVSPDGHWLRLNRRYRELLGCEREDLRAATVLDLTHPDDRAAEAQRSARLLAGEIDGYAAEERLLRRDGETQWVNVTCAIVRDGAGRTRYLVRSAEDVSARRRVEEELRGAVRARDEFLQVASHELRTPLATLRLQVESLRAALARGRAEPARAVARADAALRQTARLDALVDALIEVSRAGRGAVALQRERVDLAEVARRVLRRSLDPAVHHGIELHLRCRSVLAWADRARLEQALGHLLSNALRHGAGRPVEIRVEGEGALGRIVVVDHGAGVDPADAERIFGRFERATSWRHHGGLGLGLFLARRIAEAHGGTVRLERADGDGTAFVLEVPRELPREDLAPRDAGEPSGGDQPGQAH, from the coding sequence ATGCGGCTCGGAAGCGGGAGGACGGGGCGGGAGCGCCCGCGCGACGCGCCGGGGCTGGCGTCCCGCGCCCGGGCGTCGATCTGGCCGGCGGCGCTCGCCCTCGGGGTGGTGTCGGTGCTCGGGGTGGCCGCGCTCGGCGTGCGCACGCAGCGCATGGCCAGCGAGGCGTGGGACCGCCTGCTCGACGAGAACGTGGCCGCCCTGGTGGACGCCGAGCGGCTCGCCACCGCGAGCGAGCTCGGCCTGCGGCTGGCGCGCGACGCGGCCGTGGACGGCGAGCCCGCCACCCTCCGCGCCCTGGGCCGCAACCAGGCGGAGGTCGCCGACCTGCTCGGGCGCGCGGCGGCGCGCGCGCGCACCCCCGAGGAGCGGGACCGCGTGGTGGCGCTCGCCGAGGACCACGCGCTCCTGTGGCGGCTCGGCGAGCGGGCGGCCGTGGAGCGGCTGCGCGGGCAGCCGCCGGGCGCGGTGGCGAGGCGGCTCCAGGCGTCGGCCGGCCCGGTGCGGCGCCGGATCGACGACGGCGTGGCGGCGCTGGTGCGGGCGCACGAGCAGGACCTGACCCGGGCGCGCCAGCAGGTCGCGGCGGGCGAGCGGCGCGGGCTGCTGGCCCTGGCCGGCGCCGCCGCGGTGGCGGTGGCGCTCGCGGTGCTCCTCGGCGTGTGGCTGCGCCGCAGCCTGGGCGCGCTCCGGCGCAGCGAGGCCCGGTTCCGCGCCACGTTCGAGCACGCCGGCGTGGGCATGGCGCACGTCTCGCCGGACGGCCACTGGCTGCGGCTGAACCGCCGCTACCGCGAGCTGCTGGGCTGCGAGCGCGAGGACCTGCGGGCGGCCACGGTGCTCGACCTGACCCACCCCGACGACCGCGCCGCCGAGGCGCAGCGGAGCGCGCGGCTGCTCGCCGGAGAGATCGACGGCTACGCCGCGGAGGAGCGCCTGCTCCGGCGCGACGGCGAGACGCAGTGGGTGAACGTGACCTGCGCCATCGTGCGGGACGGCGCCGGGCGCACGCGCTACCTGGTGCGGTCGGCGGAGGACGTGTCGGCGCGCCGGCGGGTCGAGGAGGAGCTCCGGGGCGCCGTGCGCGCCCGCGACGAGTTCCTCCAGGTGGCCTCGCACGAGCTGCGCACGCCGCTCGCCACGCTGCGCCTCCAGGTCGAGTCGCTCCGGGCGGCGCTCGCGCGCGGCCGGGCCGAGCCGGCGCGCGCGGTCGCCCGGGCCGACGCGGCGCTGCGGCAGACGGCGCGCCTCGACGCGCTGGTGGACGCGCTCATCGAGGTCTCGCGGGCGGGCCGGGGCGCGGTGGCCCTGCAGCGCGAGCGGGTGGACCTCGCCGAGGTGGCGCGGCGCGTGCTGCGCCGGAGCCTCGACCCGGCGGTGCACCACGGCATCGAGCTGCACCTGCGCTGCCGGAGCGTGCTGGCGTGGGCGGACCGGGCGCGGCTGGAGCAGGCGCTCGGGCACCTGCTCTCGAACGCGCTCCGCCACGGCGCCGGGCGGCCGGTGGAGATCCGCGTCGAGGGGGAGGGCGCGCTCGGCCGGATCGTCGTGGTGGACCATGGGGCCGGCGTGGACCCGGCCGACGCCGAGCGGATCTTCGGCCGGTTCGAGCGGGCCACCTCGTGGCGCCACCACGGCGGCCTCGGGCTGGGCCTGTTCCTGGCCCGGCGCATCGCCGAGGCGCACGGGGGCACGGTGCGCCTCGAGCGGGCGGACGGGGACGGGACCGCGTTCGTGCTGGAGGTCCCTCGGGAGCTGCCACGGGAGGACCTCGCCCCCCGCGACGCGGGCGAGCCGTCCGGCGGGGACCAGCCCGGCCAGGCGCACTGA
- a CDS encoding ArsR/SmtB family transcription factor, protein METSFAAIAEPNRRAILGLLASSERSVGEIERRLRMPQTSVSKHLRVLRQAGLVEARVEAQRRVYRLRPEPLREIDAWLEPFRRLWTAHVDALERHLDRMERAEKERNR, encoded by the coding sequence GTGGAAACGTCCTTCGCCGCCATCGCCGAGCCGAACCGCCGGGCCATCCTGGGCCTGCTCGCGTCGTCGGAGCGGTCCGTCGGCGAGATCGAGCGCCGCCTGCGGATGCCGCAGACCTCGGTCTCCAAGCACCTCCGCGTGCTGCGCCAGGCGGGCCTGGTGGAGGCGAGGGTCGAGGCCCAGCGGCGGGTCTACCGGCTGCGGCCCGAGCCGCTCCGGGAGATCGACGCCTGGCTCGAGCCGTTCCGGCGCCTCTGGACCGCCCACGTGGACGCGCTCGAGCGCCACCTCGATCGCATGGAGCGAGCCGAGAAGGAGAGGAACCGATGA
- a CDS encoding fused MFS/spermidine synthase, which produces MRDFRRGGMYALFFVSGAAGLVYQVAWSRLLNEIFGVTAHAVTAVLATFLGGLALGSWMLGRAADRCRDPLRLYALLELGVAATALAGTAAVRALDPVHLWAASRLAPDSVALLLVRAGLAAVVVLPPTVLMGGTLPAITRALVRRIGHLGRELSFVYALNTAGAVAGSVAAGFALIRALGVHGTLWAAAAANVAVGLGALALSRARGGSGASPPAAAAPARSPAPAAGPEAGAGWILAVMALSGVSSLALEVIWTRMLVLVVGTSTYAFVTMLTAFLVGIALGSFVARAFVDRVRSPRRAFGWVQAGIAASTLATLPLMGALMGGAQRWVDGLELRWEALLAGRFALSFLVMIVPTTLIGMTFPLAARIWARTLDTLGGRLGQLYGANTLGNIAGAVLGGFVVLPAVGMQRGVALMAVLNLVGAAWALLPAREDHRRPAVLLRAAPVSAGLWACALLVALWRPAPFGSAEEGPDDPVLFYREGLVSTVKVIQRADDGRQRVMLVDGVRIGQSSDGVDRKQQVLAHFPILLRDRPPARVLTIGLGTGILAGEVARHPGVERVDVVELSPSVIEGARLFDRFNGAVLDDPRVRVVNDDGVAFLRRSTERYDAIVSDGKSRSGHAGNAQFYSDDYYRSARAHLAPGGVMMQWVPLDVPAADLRVILRTFEGAFPDTYVWIAQSSCFLVGLDRPLALDLAKVQRVLDAPESEDLRRHGWRTAAEVVALLAADRETLAPWLAQEDAVNTLERPILEFYAPAGLAVPAGVRAAANLATLGTLGRGVPPTARVTGADAATLADGARAERLLVAGIGALGRGDAAGVADLEEAARAAPEDGVIRQAVAEALVQLGVDADGARDVLRAEGLYRAAIAAWPRFEIAWVNLGRALALEGRVPEALAAERRALELNPESGGAHRWAADLLLALGRPGEAIAHAREAVRLAPGAARLRAGLGTSLAMAGRFDEGLRELREAVRLDPRAPEPLGRAALLLATRPGATGADAEEAVRLASRARSLTDGRDPAALETLAAAYAAAGRFGDAVAEQGRAVELLERAGGAQADDARATLARYRAGQPLRLEAPAAR; this is translated from the coding sequence ATGAGGGACTTCCGGCGTGGCGGCATGTACGCGCTGTTCTTCGTCTCCGGGGCGGCGGGCCTGGTCTACCAGGTGGCCTGGTCGCGCCTGCTGAACGAGATCTTCGGCGTCACGGCGCACGCGGTGACCGCGGTGCTGGCCACGTTCCTCGGTGGCCTGGCGCTCGGGAGCTGGATGCTCGGGCGCGCGGCGGACCGCTGCCGCGACCCGCTGCGCCTCTACGCGCTCCTCGAGCTCGGCGTCGCGGCCACCGCGCTCGCGGGCACCGCGGCGGTGCGGGCGCTCGACCCGGTCCACCTGTGGGCGGCCTCGCGGCTCGCGCCGGACTCCGTCGCGCTGCTGCTGGTGCGCGCGGGGCTCGCGGCGGTGGTGGTGCTCCCGCCCACCGTCCTCATGGGCGGCACGCTCCCCGCGATCACGCGGGCCCTGGTCCGCCGCATCGGCCACCTCGGCCGCGAGCTGAGCTTCGTGTACGCGCTCAACACCGCGGGCGCGGTGGCGGGGAGCGTCGCGGCCGGCTTCGCGCTCATCCGCGCGCTCGGGGTGCACGGGACGCTCTGGGCCGCCGCCGCCGCCAACGTGGCGGTGGGGCTCGGCGCGCTGGCGCTCTCTCGCGCGCGCGGCGGGTCCGGGGCGTCGCCGCCGGCCGCCGCGGCGCCGGCGCGTTCGCCCGCGCCGGCGGCGGGTCCCGAGGCCGGGGCCGGCTGGATCCTCGCCGTCATGGCGCTCTCCGGCGTCTCGTCGCTCGCGCTGGAGGTGATCTGGACCCGCATGCTGGTGCTGGTCGTCGGCACCTCCACGTACGCGTTCGTCACCATGCTCACCGCGTTCCTGGTGGGCATCGCGCTGGGGAGCTTCGTGGCGCGCGCCTTCGTGGACCGGGTGCGCAGCCCGCGCCGGGCGTTCGGCTGGGTCCAGGCCGGCATCGCCGCGTCCACGCTCGCGACCCTGCCGCTCATGGGCGCGCTGATGGGCGGCGCGCAGCGGTGGGTGGACGGCCTGGAGCTGCGGTGGGAGGCGCTCCTCGCCGGGCGCTTCGCGCTCAGCTTCCTCGTGATGATCGTCCCGACCACGCTCATCGGGATGACGTTCCCGCTCGCGGCGCGGATCTGGGCCCGGACGCTCGACACGCTGGGCGGGCGCCTCGGGCAGCTCTACGGCGCGAACACGCTCGGGAACATCGCGGGCGCGGTCCTGGGCGGGTTCGTGGTGCTCCCGGCGGTGGGGATGCAGCGCGGGGTCGCGCTCATGGCGGTCCTGAACCTCGTCGGCGCCGCCTGGGCGCTCCTCCCCGCGCGCGAGGACCACCGCCGGCCGGCGGTCCTGCTGCGCGCCGCGCCGGTCTCCGCCGGCCTGTGGGCGTGCGCGCTGCTGGTCGCGCTCTGGCGGCCGGCGCCGTTCGGCTCGGCGGAGGAGGGGCCCGACGACCCGGTGCTGTTCTACCGCGAGGGCCTGGTCTCGACGGTGAAGGTGATCCAGCGCGCCGACGACGGCCGCCAGCGGGTGATGCTGGTGGACGGGGTCCGGATCGGCCAGAGCAGCGACGGCGTGGACCGCAAGCAGCAGGTGCTGGCGCACTTCCCGATCCTGCTGCGCGACCGGCCGCCGGCCCGCGTGCTGACGATCGGGCTCGGCACCGGCATCCTCGCCGGCGAGGTGGCGCGCCACCCCGGGGTCGAGCGGGTGGACGTCGTCGAGCTGTCACCCTCCGTGATCGAGGGCGCGCGCCTCTTCGACCGCTTCAACGGCGCGGTGCTCGACGACCCGCGGGTGCGGGTGGTGAACGACGACGGCGTGGCGTTCCTGCGCCGGAGCACCGAGCGGTACGACGCGATCGTCTCGGACGGCAAGTCGCGGTCCGGGCACGCGGGCAACGCGCAGTTCTACTCCGACGACTACTACCGATCCGCGCGGGCCCACCTCGCCCCCGGCGGCGTCATGATGCAGTGGGTCCCGCTGGACGTGCCCGCGGCGGACCTCCGCGTCATCCTGCGCACGTTCGAGGGCGCGTTCCCCGACACGTACGTGTGGATCGCGCAGTCCTCCTGCTTCCTGGTGGGCCTCGATCGCCCGCTGGCGCTGGACCTCGCGAAGGTCCAGCGGGTGCTCGACGCGCCGGAGAGCGAGGACCTGCGCCGGCACGGCTGGCGGACGGCGGCCGAGGTCGTGGCGCTGCTCGCGGCCGACCGCGAGACGCTCGCGCCGTGGCTGGCGCAGGAGGACGCCGTCAACACGCTCGAGCGTCCCATCCTGGAGTTCTACGCGCCCGCCGGGCTCGCCGTGCCCGCCGGCGTGCGCGCCGCCGCGAACCTCGCGACGCTCGGCACGCTCGGGCGAGGGGTCCCTCCGACGGCGCGGGTCACCGGCGCCGACGCGGCGACGCTGGCGGACGGCGCCCGGGCCGAGCGGCTCCTGGTCGCCGGGATCGGGGCGCTCGGCCGCGGGGACGCGGCGGGCGTCGCCGACCTGGAGGAGGCCGCCCGGGCGGCGCCCGAGGACGGCGTGATCCGCCAGGCCGTGGCGGAGGCCCTGGTCCAGCTGGGCGTGGACGCCGACGGCGCCCGCGACGTCCTCCGCGCCGAGGGCCTGTACCGCGCCGCCATCGCGGCGTGGCCGCGCTTCGAGATCGCCTGGGTGAACCTCGGCCGCGCGCTGGCGCTCGAGGGCCGCGTCCCCGAGGCGCTCGCGGCGGAGCGCCGGGCGCTGGAGCTGAACCCGGAGTCGGGCGGCGCGCACCGATGGGCCGCCGACCTGCTCCTCGCCCTGGGCCGGCCGGGCGAGGCCATCGCGCACGCGCGGGAGGCGGTGCGGCTCGCCCCCGGCGCCGCCCGGCTCCGGGCCGGGCTCGGCACGTCGCTCGCCATGGCCGGCCGCTTCGACGAGGGGCTGCGCGAGCTGCGCGAGGCGGTCCGGCTCGACCCGCGCGCGCCCGAGCCGCTGGGCCGCGCGGCGCTGCTGCTCGCGACGCGGCCCGGCGCCACCGGCGCCGACGCCGAGGAGGCGGTGCGGCTCGCCTCGCGGGCGCGCTCGCTCACCGATGGCCGCGATCCCGCCGCGCTCGAGACGCTCGCGGCCGCGTACGCCGCCGCGGGCCGGTTCGGCGACGCGGTCGCCGAGCAGGGCAGGGCGGTGGAGCTGCTCGAGCGCGCGGGCGGCGCGCAGGCGGACGACGCGCGCGCGACCCTGGCGCGCTACCGGGCGGGGCAGCCGCTCCGCCTGGAGGCGCCCGCCGCCCGGTGA